The following coding sequences lie in one Glycine soja cultivar W05 chromosome 16, ASM419377v2, whole genome shotgun sequence genomic window:
- the LOC114389639 gene encoding serine acetyltransferase 5-like, which produces MPTGLPAANSLVAPDEEGWVWGQIKAEARRDAESEPALASYLYSTILSHSSLERSLSFHLGNKLCSSTLLSTLLYDLFLNAFSSDPSLRSAAVADLRAARERDPACVSYSHCLLNYKGFLACQAHRVAHLLWRQSRRPLALALHSRIADVFAVDIHPAARIGKGILFDHATGVVVGETAVIGNNVSILHHVTLGGTGKVGGDRHPKIGDGVLIGAGATILGNIKIGEGAKVGAGSVVLIDVPPRTTAVGNPARLVGGKEKPSKHEDVPGESMDHTSFISEWSDYII; this is translated from the exons ATGCCGACGGGGTTACCGGCGGCGAATTCCTTAGTGGCGCCGGACGAAGAGGGGTGGGTGTGGGGGCAGATCAAGGCGGAGGCGCGCCGCGACGCCGAGTCGGAGCCTGCTTTGGCGAGCTACCTCTACTCGACGATCCTCTCGCACTCGTCGCTCGAGCGTTCTCTGTCTTTTCACCTCGGAAATAAGCTCTGTTCCTCCACGCTTCTCTCGACGCTCCTTTACGACCTGTTCCTCAACGCCTTCTCCTCCGACCCCTCCCTCCGCTCCGCCGCCGTCGCCGATCTCCGCGCTGCCCGCGAACGCGACCCCGCCTGCGTCTCCTACTCCCACTGCCTCCTCAATTACAAAGGCTTCCTCGCTTGCCAG GCGCACCGTGTGGCGCATCTGTTGTGGCGGCAATCACGGCGGCCATTGGCTTTAGCGCTGCACTCTCGCATCGCAGATGTGTTTGCGGTGGACATTCACCCGGCGGCAAGGATTGGGAAGGGGATTCTGTTCGACCATGCCACTGGGGTGGTGGTAGGGGAGACAGCGGTAATCGGGAACAATGTGTCGATCCTGCACCATGTTACTCTGGGTGGGACTGGCAAGGTTGGTGGAGACCGGCATCCTAAGATTGGGGATGGGGTGCTTATTGGTGCTGGTGCTACCATTCTGGGGAATATTAAGATTGGGGAAGGTGCAAAGGTTGGTGCTGGTTCGGTGGTTTTAATTGATGTGCCACCACGGACAACAGCAGTTGGGAACCCGGCGAGGTTGGTTGGTGGGAAGGAGAAGCCCTCTAAGCATGAGGATGTGCCTGGGGAGTCTATGGACCATACTTCCTTTATCTCTGAGTGGTCAGAttatatcatttga